The Streptomyces sp. HUAS CB01 genome has a segment encoding these proteins:
- a CDS encoding isoprenyl transferase, translating into MARRGILGRSRREYKVPEPHPSGARPPRIPGELVPNHVAVVMDGNGRWAKERGLPRTEGHKVGEGVVLDVLKGCLEMGVKNLSLYAFSTENWKRSPEEVRFLMNFNRDVIRRRRDEMDELGIRIRWVGRMPKMWKSVVQELQVAQEQTKTNDAMTLYFCVNYGGRAEIADAAKKIAEDVAAGRLDPSKVNEKTFQKYLYYPDMPDVDLFLRPSGEQRTSNYLIWQSSYAEMVFQDVLWPDFDRRDLWRACLEYAQRDRRFGGAVPNEELARIEKELDKA; encoded by the coding sequence ATGGCACGACGCGGAATCCTGGGACGTTCCCGCCGCGAGTACAAGGTCCCCGAGCCGCACCCGTCCGGAGCGCGACCGCCGAGGATCCCCGGCGAACTCGTGCCGAACCACGTCGCCGTCGTCATGGACGGAAACGGGCGCTGGGCCAAGGAACGCGGACTGCCGCGCACCGAGGGCCACAAGGTCGGCGAGGGCGTCGTCCTCGACGTGCTCAAGGGCTGCCTGGAGATGGGCGTCAAGAACCTGTCCCTCTACGCCTTCTCCACCGAGAACTGGAAGCGCTCCCCGGAGGAGGTGCGCTTCCTGATGAACTTCAACCGCGACGTGATCCGCCGCCGCCGCGACGAGATGGACGAACTCGGCATCCGCATCCGCTGGGTCGGCCGCATGCCCAAGATGTGGAAGTCCGTCGTCCAGGAACTCCAGGTCGCCCAGGAACAGACCAAGACCAACGACGCCATGACGCTGTACTTCTGCGTCAACTACGGCGGGCGCGCCGAGATCGCCGACGCCGCGAAGAAGATCGCCGAGGACGTCGCCGCCGGCCGGCTCGACCCCTCCAAGGTCAACGAGAAGACGTTCCAGAAGTACCTCTACTACCCGGACATGCCGGACGTCGACCTCTTCCTCCGCCCCAGCGGCGAGCAGCGCACCTCCAACTACCTCATCTGGCAGAGCAGTTACGCCGAAATGGTCTTCCAGGACGTGCTCTGGCCCGACTTCGACCGCCGCGACCTGTGGCGCGCCTGCCTGGAGTACGCCCAGCGCGACCGCCGCTTCGGCGGAGCCGTCCCGAACGAGGAACTCGCCAGGATCGAGAAGGAACTCGACAAGGCGTAG
- the recO gene encoding DNA repair protein RecO yields MTLFRDDGIVLRTQKLGEADRIITILTRGHGRVRAVARGVRRTKSKFGARLEPFSHVDVQFFARGSDLVGRGLPLFTQSETIAPYGSGIVTDYARYTSGTAMLETAERFTDHEGEPSVQQYLLLVGGLRALSRGEHPPHLVLDAFLLRSLAVNGYAPSFSDCARCGMPGPNRFFSAAAGGIICADCRVPGSVVPSAEAIGLLSALLTGDWDTAEACEERHVREGSGLVSAYLHWHLERGLRSLRYVEKHVEKK; encoded by the coding sequence ATGACCCTGTTCCGCGACGACGGCATCGTGCTGCGCACCCAGAAGCTGGGCGAAGCGGACCGCATCATCACGATCCTCACCCGCGGCCACGGACGGGTCCGGGCCGTCGCCCGCGGAGTGCGCCGCACCAAATCGAAGTTCGGCGCCCGCCTCGAACCCTTCTCACACGTCGACGTGCAGTTCTTCGCCCGCGGCAGCGACCTCGTCGGCCGCGGCCTGCCGCTGTTCACCCAGAGCGAGACGATCGCCCCGTACGGCAGCGGCATCGTCACCGACTACGCCCGCTACACCTCCGGCACCGCCATGCTGGAGACCGCGGAACGGTTCACCGACCACGAGGGCGAGCCGTCCGTCCAGCAGTACCTGCTGCTGGTCGGCGGGCTCCGCGCCCTCTCCCGCGGCGAGCACCCCCCGCACCTCGTCCTCGACGCGTTCCTGCTCCGCTCCCTCGCCGTCAACGGCTACGCACCGTCGTTCTCCGACTGCGCGAGATGCGGCATGCCAGGGCCCAACCGGTTCTTCTCCGCCGCCGCCGGCGGGATCATATGCGCCGACTGCCGGGTCCCCGGCAGCGTCGTACCCTCTGCTGAGGCGATCGGCCTGCTCAGCGCGCTGCTGACCGGAGACTGGGACACGGCGGAGGCGTGCGAGGAACGCCACGTCAGGGAGGGCAGCGGACTGGTGTCCGCCTACCTGCACTGGCACCTGGAGCGAGGCCTGCGCTCGCTGCGGTACGTAGAGAAGCACGTCGAGAAGAAGTGA
- a CDS encoding ArsR/SmtB family transcription factor, producing the protein MQVPLYQAKAEFFRMLGHPVRIRVLELLQNGPVPVRDLLTAIEIEPSNLSQQLAVLRRSGIVVSIRDGSTVSYALAGGDVAELLRAARRILTELLVGQNELLEELRQADV; encoded by the coding sequence ATGCAGGTACCGCTGTACCAGGCCAAGGCGGAGTTCTTCCGCATGCTCGGGCACCCCGTCCGCATCCGGGTGCTGGAGCTCCTGCAGAACGGTCCGGTGCCGGTGCGCGACCTGCTCACGGCGATCGAGATCGAACCCTCCAACCTCTCCCAGCAGCTGGCGGTCCTGCGCCGGTCCGGAATCGTCGTCTCGATACGCGACGGCTCCACCGTCAGCTACGCCCTCGCCGGCGGCGACGTCGCGGAACTGCTGCGCGCCGCCCGCCGCATCCTCACCGAACTCCTCGTCGGACAGAACGAACTCCTCGAGGAACTCCGCCAGGCCGACGTGTGA